The genomic interval AGGTCTAATTTGTATCCACCATTACCTCCGTCAATTACAGCCTTTGCAGCAGCCTGAGCGGCAGTCCAGCGGGCAGCACGGTCTCCGGATAAATATCCAAGAAATTCAGGATGAGCAAATCCTGCAACCAATGCTGATTTCGTTTTTGCAGTTGGAATATCATGCAGGTCACTTGCTGCATAAAGTAAAACCCTTGATTTAAGAGCTAACGCAGCAACTTTTGTAGCACGGCCTTTCACAGCTGTTTTACCATCTAATAACAAAGCAGCACTATCAGCATCGTTTATTATTGACTTTACACATTCATCATAAGTATTACGGGCAACTGAATAATCTTCATTTAAGGCATACACCTTTTTGATGATTGGTACAGAGCCATAATAGCGTAATAATTGCTGATAGTAATAAGCCCTTAAAAAATACGCCTCACCTTTCAGACGCGCTTTCAAAGTTTCATCCGTAAAAGTAGCCGAAGCCAGGTTATTTATTGCCTGGTTTGCTGATCTGACGCGGGTATACATAGCTCCCCATCCGTACGTATCATCTACCCAACCAAGATTGGAAGGGCTTAAACTTCCTTCATTTACTGTGTTAATACTACGGCCGGTATGGGTAAATACAGCTTCGTCGGTAAGAGAAGCCAGCATTTGTTCACTAAAACCTCCCTGCTGAAGACCGGCATAAATCCCGGTAACAAAACCTTCTGCGAGTGCTCCGTCTTTCCATACTTCCTCAGTTGGTATTTCAGTTGGAGGCGTTACGTCCAGGAAGTCTGTATTGCAGGATGAGAGCCCTAATGTGGCCGACAGTGCAATCAGTAATATATTTCTATAATTCAATTTCATATTCATAATTAATTAAAATCCTACACGTATACCTGCATTAAGAATTCTCGACTGTGGATAGTATTGTCCACTTGTGCTTGTAGATTCAGGATCCCAGATTTTGATTTTAGAGAAAGTAAACAGGTTCAATCCATTTACATAAACCCTGAATTTATTTAACCCTAATTTCTGACCAACTGGACTTGCTACCTTTAAGTGGACATTGAGTTAAGTGAAACTTTTATAACTTAACACTTATGTCTGGAGAAAGAAGAGTATTTGACAAGGAGTTCAAACTGATGAGCGTTGAACTAAGCAATAGCCGCACAGACCTTGCTGCACTGGCAAAAGAATTGGATGTTCCACCTGCTATGCTATACCGCTGGCGTAGAGAGTTTTCTGCGAAACAAAACGGTAGTTTTCCTGGCAACGGAAAGGTGATTTTAAGTGAAACGGAACAGGAATTGGCCCGGCTAAGGAAAGAACTCCGCGACACACAACTTGAACGAGATATCTTAAAAAAGGCTGTAGGCATTTTCTCCAGGAGCGATGGCAAATATTCGGGTTCATAAAGGATCACCGGAAAATATTTCCCATTGAGAAAATGTGCATGGTTTTTAAGGTAAGCAGAAGCAGGTTTTATACTTGGCTGAGCAATAAACTATCGGATACAGCTATTGAAAATCAGACCCTTATCGATAAAATAATTGTTATTCATGGGGATAGTAAACAAACGTACGGAAGCCCCAGGGTCACTCAGGAATTGTACAAACTGGGGGTGAAAGTGTCCCGTCCAAGGGTCGCCAGACTGATGAAGAAAGCAAAAATAAGAAGTATTGTCAAGAGAAAATTCCGTGTCACAACAGATTCTGAACATACATATCCGGTTGTAGCAAATAAGCTTAACAGGCAATTTAAAGTAGAAAAAATAGCTACTGCGTGGGTGTCTGACATCACATACATTAAAACGACGCAAGGTTGGCTATATCTCACCATAGTACTGGATTTAGCTGACAGGAGAGTAATTGGATGGGCGCTTAGTTCAACAATGAAAGCTATTGATACTGTGATACCTGCGTGGAAAATGGCTCTGAAAAATAGAAGCGTAACCTGTGAATTAATTTTCCATTCGGATAGGGGAATTCAATACGCCTGCAACGAATTTAAAAGTTTGCTGGACAAAAGCCCACTGGTAATAAGAAGCATGAGCAGAAAAGGAAATTGTTGGGATAATGCGGTTGCTGAAAGTTTTTTTAAGACCTTAAAAGCAGAATGTGTTTACCAAAATACTTTTATTAATAAACACCAGGCAGCAATAATTGTATTTGAATATATTGAAACCTGGTATAATAGAAAGAGGCTTCATTCTGCCCTCGGGTACATGTCACCAAAAGAATTTGAAGAACTTTTAAATATGCAGAAAATTGCGGCTTAACATTTTGTCCTCTTTATTGTTGCAATTCCAAACAGAAGAGGGAAGATTGTAACCCAACTCGATATTCTTAACACGTACGTAATTATTGCTTTTCAGGAAGTAATTGTTAAAACCAGCCTGATCAACATTTGTGTAATACCTGTTACCTCTGTTAGTCAAACGAGGATATCTTGTATCAGGATTGTCGATGGTCCATCTGTGGTCAAAATCGTATTTCAAATAGTTACCAATATCTCCGGATTCTGTCAGACCTACTAGCTGTAAACCACCAGCAGCACCTTGAAACAACACAGATAAGTCAAAGGCTTTATAACCAAGATTCACAGAAGCACCACCTGTAAACCATGGACGTTGTACCTTTTCAGTACGCAACCGGTCATCGGCAGTAATTTTACCATCACCATTTACATCTTTAAATTTCATATCGCCAGGAAGCAGAGCACCAGCAATCGCGCTATAATCTAACTTATTATCTCTGATTTCAGCTTCGTCTTTAAACGATCCGTCAAATTGATAAACAAGGAATGATTGATAAGGCATACCAGTTGATTGCTGATAAGTAGGCGCACCTGGCGTTTCATCCCAGTATTTGATCTGGTTTCTTGCGTATCCACCATTTACACTCACAGAGTATGTGAAATCCTTGATGCTGCCATCGTAGCTAACTTTGAATTCCCATCCTTTATTTTGCAGTTTTCCCAAGTTTTGAGGAGGAAGTTTACCGTCAATACCAGCTGATGAAGGAGTTGAGCCCGCTTTTGGGATCAAAATCTTAGAACGGTTATTAACGAAGTAGTCAAATTCGAAAGCTACTTTATCTTTAAACAAGGTACCTTCAATACCAAAGTTTGAGTTGTTCGCTACTTCCCATGTAAACTGACCATTTGCAACGCGTGACTCAAGCAAAGTTTTAACAGCCTGATCATTGATTACATACTGGCCAAAATTCATTGTTGAAAGATACTGGTATTCAGCAAGGTTTTCTGTTCCAACGATGTAAGGTTCAGCTCCCATTTGTCCCCATGAACCACGAAGTTTTACGTTGTTCATAAAACGGATGTTGTTTTTCCAGAAATCTTCTTCTGACATACGCCATCCTGCTGATACCCCTGGGAAAAATCCGAAACGGCCATCTTTCGGGAAAATATAAGAACCATCAACTCGCCACAAGAACTCAGCCAGGTATTTTTCCTTATAGTTATAACCAGCACGTCCAAAGTAACTTAGACGGGCACGTTGGTACAAATCTGTTGGATTTATCAAATTTGAATTACCAATATTTTGCTCAGGAGTTCCACCAGCAAAAAGTTGATCGACAACAGGAGAAATGAAATATCTGCGGTAAGCAAAGAAACCATCTGCATCCACTTTTTCACGCTGGATACCGGCCATTACGTTAAAATTATGCGCTCCAAATGCTTTTTCGTAAGAGACCTGTCCTGTCAGCTGTACAGATAATTCCTGTGCTGTTGTTTCAGTCAAACGAGGATCATTGAAAGTTGACCTTGTCGCTCCTGTCAAAACAGGTGTTACACCATCCGCTTCGTAAGAAGTTTTATCCCAATAATACAACGTCCATGGTTTTGCCCATGATTTGCCGCGGCGTATTTGTTTGTCAATTGCCGCCATACCGATCACTTTCAGGCCAGGAACACCAGGAACGTCAAATTCCAAAGTACCATTGGTTTGGATGTAATCACGTTTGTCATTGTTGTAACCAGTCTGGTTGGTAGTAATGATAGCCGGATTCTGGCCATTTTCAATATCAGGACCAGGCCTTCCATCAGGCCAGATTGCAATTTCTGTAGGTTTTCCACGCATTAACATACGGAAGATATCACCTGCACCACCACCATTCGGGAAATGACGAAACTCCTCACGAAGTGCCATACCCAATTTAGCTTTAAGATATTTATTGATCTTAGTATCCAGGTTAAGGCGCATATCATATTGCTTGTAACCTGTTGCAGAATTGATATAGTTACCATCCTGGTTGATATAACCCAATGATGCC from Dyadobacter sp. NIV53 carries:
- a CDS encoding IS3 family transposase (programmed frameshift), with translation MSGERRVFDKEFKLMSVELSNSRTDLAALAKELDVPPAMLYRWRREFSAKQNGSFPGNGKVILSETEQELARLRKELRDTQLERDILKKAGRHFLQERWQIFGFIKDHRKIFPIEKMCMVFKVSRSRFYTWLSNKLSDTAIENQTLIDKIIVIHGDSKQTYGSPRVTQELYKLGVKVSRPRVARLMKKAKIRSIVKRKFRVTTDSEHTYPVVANKLNRQFKVEKIATAWVSDITYIKTTQGWLYLTIVLDLADRRVIGWALSSTMKAIDTVIPAWKMALKNRSVTCELIFHSDRGIQYACNEFKSLLDKSPLVIRSMSRKGNCWDNAVAESFFKTLKAECVYQNTFINKHQAAIIVFEYIETWYNRKRLHSALGYMSPKEFEELLNMQKIAA
- a CDS encoding TonB-dependent receptor; amino-acid sequence: MRISTRWTYRSVQRYAFSLFLSLLTVVGAFAQETVKGKVKDDQSTGLPGVSVVVKGTTSGTVTDGEGSYTVTVPANATLVFSYIGYLTQEITVGNKSSVDVTLLSDTKALEEVVVVGYGTAKKATLTGSVVAVKGTELEKAPSANLSNTLGGRLPGVSTVQSSGEPGYDGSAIRIRGTNSLGNSNALIVVDGVPNRSGGLDRLNPADIESISVLKDAAAAIYGSRAGNGVILITTKRGKSGKPQISYDMNVGMSQPTITPKMSNAAEYATIRNELQIYDNLPAAQWGGALQGFNTAGTYKRTDNSELITAVFQPGDIQKYRDGSDPLLHPNTDWYSKVIRNWAPQQRHNLQLMGGSENINYLASLGYINQDGNYINSATGYKQYDMRLNLDTKINKYLKAKLGMALREEFRHFPNGGGAGDIFRMLMRGKPTEIAIWPDGRPGPDIENGQNPAIITTNQTGYNNDKRDYIQTNGTLEFDVPGVPGLKVIGMAAIDKQIRRGKSWAKPWTLYYWDKTSYEADGVTPVLTGATRSTFNDPRLTETTAQELSVQLTGQVSYEKAFGAHNFNVMAGIQREKVDADGFFAYRRYFISPVVDQLFAGGTPEQNIGNSNLINPTDLYQRARLSYFGRAGYNYKEKYLAEFLWRVDGSYIFPKDGRFGFFPGVSAGWRMSEEDFWKNNIRFMNNVKLRGSWGQMGAEPYIVGTENLAEYQYLSTMNFGQYVINDQAVKTLLESRVANGQFTWEVANNSNFGIEGTLFKDKVAFEFDYFVNNRSKILIPKAGSTPSSAGIDGKLPPQNLGKLQNKGWEFKVSYDGSIKDFTYSVSVNGGYARNQIKYWDETPGAPTYQQSTGMPYQSFLVYQFDGSFKDEAEIRDNKLDYSAIAGALLPGDMKFKDVNGDGKITADDRLRTEKVQRPWFTGGASVNLGYKAFDLSVLFQGAAGGLQLVGLTESGDIGNYLKYDFDHRWTIDNPDTRYPRLTNRGNRYYTNVDQAGFNNYFLKSNNYVRVKNIELGYNLPSSVWNCNNKEDKMLSRNFLHI